In the Paenibacillus pabuli genome, one interval contains:
- a CDS encoding deoxynucleoside kinase, which yields MNNYGIPANALITVAGTVGVGKSTLTAALAQRLNFKTSLEQVDHNPYLEKFYHDFERWSFHLQIYFLAERFKEQKKIFELGGGFVQDRSIYEDTGIFAQMHADQGTMSATDFETYSSLFEAMVMTPYFPHPDVLIYLEGSLPSILNRITERGREMEIQTDRSYWEHMHERYSVWIDQFTACPVLRLNIDEYDVHDPASVDAILAQIAAVIQPAKEAQA from the coding sequence ATGAATAACTATGGCATTCCGGCGAATGCATTAATTACGGTAGCAGGTACGGTTGGTGTGGGCAAATCCACGTTAACGGCAGCACTTGCACAGCGTTTAAATTTTAAGACTTCTCTGGAACAGGTCGATCATAATCCATATTTGGAGAAGTTCTACCATGATTTCGAGCGTTGGAGCTTCCATTTGCAAATCTACTTCCTGGCGGAGCGCTTTAAGGAACAGAAGAAAATTTTTGAGCTGGGCGGAGGATTCGTACAGGATCGTTCTATTTATGAAGATACAGGGATTTTTGCGCAAATGCATGCGGATCAGGGCACAATGTCGGCCACGGATTTCGAAACATACAGCAGTTTGTTTGAAGCGATGGTAATGACCCCGTATTTCCCTCATCCCGATGTGTTGATCTATCTGGAAGGCAGCCTGCCGTCTATTCTGAACCGGATCACGGAACGCGGACGTGAAATGGAAATTCAGACCGACCGCTCGTATTGGGAACATATGCATGAACGTTATTCGGTATGGATTGATCAGTTCACGGCATGTCCGGTACTCCGTCTGAACATTGATGAATATGATGTGCATGATCCGGCTTCAGTGGATGCCATCCTGGCACAAATTGCTGCAGTCATTCAGCCTGCTAAAGAAGCGCAAGCATAG
- the thiM gene encoding hydroxyethylthiazole kinase, producing MSYLARVRTHNPLVHNITNIVVAPFTANGLLALGASPFMAYAHEEVADVAKMSGAVVLNIGTLDDQVVQAIRLAGQSANAHHVPVVLDPVGAGATAYRTDTVQMLVRELRLTVLRGNVAEVANVIGENWSIKGVDAGEGEGDRTRIAERAAQKLGCVVVITGREDVITDGQTTFLTQNGHALLTQVTGAGCLLSSIIGAFAAIAPSGEDLLSSVVEALAFYGVAAEIAAARTAHLGPGSFQIELLNQLALVTPDVLAQQARVRQVGGEPQ from the coding sequence ATGTCATATCTGGCACGTGTTCGTACTCATAATCCACTTGTTCACAATATCACCAACATTGTGGTTGCTCCCTTTACGGCCAATGGCCTGCTCGCACTGGGCGCCTCTCCCTTCATGGCCTACGCCCATGAAGAGGTAGCCGATGTCGCCAAAATGTCCGGAGCGGTCGTGCTCAACATTGGCACCCTGGATGACCAGGTTGTTCAGGCCATCCGCCTCGCCGGACAATCGGCCAATGCCCATCATGTACCTGTTGTACTCGACCCGGTTGGAGCTGGCGCTACGGCCTATCGCACGGATACAGTTCAGATGCTCGTGCGTGAGCTTCGGCTTACCGTACTGCGGGGGAACGTGGCGGAAGTCGCCAATGTTATAGGCGAGAACTGGAGCATCAAGGGTGTCGACGCTGGCGAAGGGGAAGGTGACCGCACCCGGATCGCCGAGCGGGCAGCGCAAAAGCTCGGCTGCGTTGTCGTTATCACTGGACGCGAGGATGTGATTACGGATGGGCAGACCACGTTCCTGACGCAAAATGGACATGCCCTGCTCACCCAGGTCACTGGCGCAGGATGTCTGCTCAGCTCCATCATAGGTGCCTTTGCTGCGATTGCACCGTCTGGAGAAGACTTGCTCAGCAGCGTTGTTGAAGCACTTGCCTTCTATGGCGTTGCAGCCGAGATCGCGGCAGCGCGCACAGCCCATCTTGGGCCAGGCAGCTTCCAGATTGAGCTGTTAAACCAGCTTGCGCTGGTAACCCCGGACGTGCTTGCACAGCAGGCTCGGGTTCGTCAGGTTGGCGGTGAGCCTCAATGA
- a CDS encoding ABC transporter permease, translated as MRSFSVTRWFARYGLFASLLLMMLAGWECIVRLGWVPSFIIPAPTSIASSLVEHRHLLLATHLPTTLIEVAVGFGLSIVAGSALAAGMHLSRAIEKALYPFIVISQTIPLIALSPVFILWFGYTLWSKVAVVFLIAFFPIVVSTYDGLRQGDPEQRELLMTMGASKWDLFRKLQVPLALPSFFSGLKMSVVYCVVGATIGEWLGGSKGLGYFSRRMSSNMNTDAMFASILLLSLLGIGLFVLIAWLERSLGLKRNADHERRGKSIKRQSQ; from the coding sequence ATGCGAAGCTTTAGCGTCACCAGATGGTTTGCCCGCTATGGCCTGTTCGCATCGCTTCTCCTCATGATGCTGGCCGGCTGGGAATGTATCGTGCGATTGGGCTGGGTCCCTTCCTTCATTATTCCTGCACCTACATCGATAGCGAGTTCTCTAGTTGAGCATCGGCATCTGCTTCTGGCCACCCATCTGCCTACCACATTGATAGAGGTTGCAGTTGGCTTCGGCTTGTCCATCGTCGCCGGAAGCGCTCTTGCAGCGGGCATGCACCTAAGCCGCGCAATTGAAAAGGCGCTGTACCCCTTCATCGTGATCAGTCAGACGATTCCACTCATCGCCCTGTCCCCCGTATTCATTCTCTGGTTTGGCTATACTCTCTGGAGCAAAGTCGCCGTGGTGTTTCTGATCGCGTTCTTCCCGATTGTGGTCAGCACCTACGATGGTCTCCGTCAAGGTGACCCGGAGCAGCGTGAACTGCTGATGACCATGGGGGCGAGCAAGTGGGATCTGTTCCGTAAACTCCAGGTGCCTCTTGCACTTCCCTCTTTCTTTTCGGGGTTGAAGATGTCGGTGGTGTACTGCGTGGTTGGTGCAACCATTGGCGAATGGCTCGGAGGCAGCAAAGGTCTTGGCTATTTCAGCCGCAGAATGTCAAGCAACATGAATACCGATGCCATGTTTGCCTCCATCCTGCTGTTATCCTTGCTGGGCATCGGTCTGTTTGTGCTTATTGCCTGGCTGGAGCGATCTCTTGGATTGAAGCGGAATGCAGACCATGAACGCAGAGGAAAGTCGATTAAAAGGCAATCGCAATGA
- a CDS encoding MerR family transcriptional regulator, with product MAMKVKEVAELASISVRTLHHYDEIGLLTPDEVTSAGYRLYSDANLEMLQQILFFRELDFSLKEIKNIITNPSFDREEALHMHRRILLEKRQRLDQMIATIDRSVLHMRGEINMTAKEQFKGFDFSENPYEQEARERWGDEAVKEANQKLQSKSAQEQKTLADEMNTIYTRLAALRHMDPASEEAQAGITEWYTYLNNMGSYSPEAFRGLGQMYVDDERFTRNIDQFGEGLALFMRDAMAIFADHKS from the coding sequence ATGGCCATGAAAGTCAAAGAAGTTGCCGAACTTGCCTCGATCAGTGTGCGCACACTGCATCATTATGATGAGATCGGATTATTAACCCCGGACGAAGTCACATCAGCTGGATATCGGCTGTACTCAGACGCCAATCTGGAAATGCTGCAGCAAATTTTATTTTTCAGAGAGCTTGATTTCTCCCTGAAAGAGATCAAAAACATTATCACTAATCCTTCCTTTGACCGGGAGGAGGCTCTGCATATGCACCGCCGTATTTTGCTGGAAAAGCGCCAGCGCCTTGATCAAATGATCGCCACCATTGATCGAAGCGTCCTTCACATGAGAGGAGAGATTAACATGACAGCCAAAGAACAATTCAAAGGATTCGACTTCAGTGAAAATCCGTATGAACAGGAAGCCAGAGAACGCTGGGGAGACGAAGCTGTAAAAGAAGCAAACCAGAAGCTTCAGAGCAAGTCTGCCCAAGAACAGAAAACTCTGGCCGATGAAATGAATACAATTTATACCCGCCTGGCAGCACTTCGTCACATGGATCCTGCCTCCGAGGAGGCCCAAGCAGGGATTACCGAATGGTACACCTATCTGAACAACATGGGGAGTTATTCCCCGGAGGCTTTCAGAGGACTTGGACAGATGTATGTGGATGACGAACGCTTCACTCGTAATATTGATCAATTTGGCGAAGGATTGGCCTTGTTTATGAGGGATGCAATGGCAATCTTTGCCGATCATAAGAGCTAA
- a CDS encoding ABC transporter ATP-binding protein codes for MSNDVRIHNMTFTFPDQRDSPVLSNVSMCVKKGEFVSLIGSSGSGKSTLFKLLAGLLEPTDGMIEIAGVPSGQRLGQVAYMPQKDLLLSWRTVMENCLLPSELAPRKQDKVKLRADIMAGLDRFGLSGYEHAYPDELSGGMKQRVALLRTLLTGGQLMLLDEPFGALDAMTKREMHRWLLELWESLGKTVLFITHDIEEALLLSDRIILLTPGGRQLLDMTVPLPRPRHSDMVYDPNLIQMRQRLEEQLHAKL; via the coding sequence ATGAGCAACGATGTACGGATTCACAACATGACTTTCACTTTCCCGGATCAGAGGGATTCCCCCGTCCTCTCCAATGTGTCGATGTGTGTAAAAAAAGGAGAATTCGTCTCGCTGATCGGCTCCAGCGGGTCGGGCAAGAGCACACTCTTCAAGCTGCTGGCGGGCTTGCTTGAACCGACGGACGGCATGATCGAAATTGCGGGAGTGCCTTCCGGACAGCGACTTGGGCAGGTTGCCTACATGCCGCAGAAGGATCTGCTGTTATCCTGGCGGACCGTTATGGAGAACTGCCTGCTTCCCTCGGAGCTTGCCCCGAGGAAGCAGGACAAGGTTAAGCTGCGAGCTGACATTATGGCCGGACTCGACAGATTCGGCTTATCCGGCTATGAGCATGCCTACCCGGACGAACTGTCCGGCGGCATGAAGCAGCGGGTCGCCCTGCTGCGCACCTTGCTGACGGGAGGACAGCTGATGCTGCTGGACGAGCCCTTCGGCGCGCTCGATGCCATGACCAAGCGGGAGATGCACCGCTGGCTGCTTGAATTGTGGGAAAGCCTCGGCAAAACGGTGCTGTTCATCACGCATGATATTGAAGAAGCCCTGTTATTAAGTGACCGGATCATCCTTCTAACTCCTGGTGGTCGGCAGCTGCTGGACATGACGGTGCCTCTGCCCCGTCCGAGGCATTCGGACATGGTCTATGATCCGAATCTTATTCAGATGCGACAACGGTTGGAGGAACAATTACATGCGAAGCTTTAG
- a CDS encoding ABC transporter substrate-binding protein, with the protein MKKKKIIHILLPVLICLFLIVSGCGNKGANPSSSDSDPQVQGTDSTTTGTSSGDHDSLSIMLDWYPNAVHSFIYAAQEKGYFADQGLDVDIQMPADTNDALKLVAAGKVDLALSYQPQILLARGEGIPVRSIAAVVRHPLVHLMTEKDGNVNTPKDLEGLTVGYSSVPLYEAMVRTMIRQDGGNPDRMNLVDVGFDLIPSLATGQADAIMGGFINHEQLILEKEGHAVKSINPVDYGVPDYYELVLTASDEGIEAKKDQLTRFVKAIQEGQNDVMEHPEEALNILLAHENATSPLDPEIEAKSLDILLPLMTEDGKPFGWQDASSWENVRKWLVQSELIPDSVKADDVFINLQDQ; encoded by the coding sequence ATGAAAAAAAAGAAAATCATTCACATCCTGCTTCCTGTCCTCATCTGTTTATTTTTGATCGTCAGCGGTTGTGGCAATAAAGGCGCGAACCCGTCATCGTCCGATTCCGATCCCCAGGTACAGGGCACAGATTCAACAACAACCGGAACGTCGTCTGGTGACCATGATTCATTGTCCATCATGCTCGACTGGTATCCGAACGCAGTCCATTCCTTTATATACGCAGCACAGGAAAAGGGATATTTCGCAGACCAAGGTCTCGATGTGGACATTCAGATGCCTGCCGATACGAATGATGCGCTCAAACTTGTAGCCGCCGGCAAAGTGGATCTGGCGCTGAGTTATCAGCCGCAAATTTTGCTAGCCCGTGGGGAAGGCATTCCCGTACGATCCATTGCCGCTGTGGTTCGGCATCCACTCGTTCATCTAATGACGGAAAAGGACGGGAACGTAAACACGCCCAAAGATCTTGAAGGACTGACCGTAGGGTATTCCTCCGTTCCCCTGTATGAAGCCATGGTACGAACGATGATCCGTCAGGATGGAGGCAATCCGGACCGCATGAATCTGGTGGATGTCGGTTTTGATCTGATCCCTTCGCTGGCCACCGGTCAGGCTGATGCGATTATGGGTGGTTTTATCAATCATGAACAGTTGATTCTCGAAAAAGAAGGTCATGCCGTCAAGTCGATTAATCCAGTCGATTACGGCGTACCAGATTATTACGAACTCGTTCTGACGGCAAGCGATGAGGGAATCGAGGCGAAGAAAGATCAGCTCACCCGCTTCGTCAAAGCGATCCAGGAAGGTCAGAACGATGTGATGGAACATCCGGAAGAAGCACTGAACATTCTGCTCGCACATGAAAATGCAACGTCTCCGCTGGATCCTGAGATTGAAGCGAAAAGTCTGGACATTCTGCTGCCACTCATGACTGAGGATGGCAAGCCGTTTGGCTGGCAGGACGCTTCCTCCTGGGAGAACGTGCGGAAGTGGCTGGTACAAAGTGAATTGATTCCGGATTCGGTTAAAGCTGACGATGTTTTTATCAACTTGCAGGATCAGTAA
- a CDS encoding S-layer homology domain-containing protein, which translates to MNSKWKKFNRKLSLMLSTSLVVSMLALNLSVSAEVATSKTSFTDIDHSYAKTEITKLVEQGILTGFSDGTFKPSDSVTRAQLAKIMVGALKLQPDTSEASQFKDVKEDQWYAGYVGALVKSGIAQGTSKDSFSPNKNVTREELAVFFVRAFGWNQQDVTSQTSKPQLFDLDQVSNWAKDSVALAYQSGFIKGLVQKDGTVKFNPSGIADRQALARLAYEFVMNKSTYDSYMTPAKTEDGTEESNEAKPETTKPSEGSSKGSSGSSSGDKGNGSNNGGNNGGGEQAPSKNLTAPGEYTLGDVTGNVTISSQGVTLKNTKINGDLKILESVENGDVTLDNVNVTGTTEIYGGGPNSIHAVNSVLATVIVDKGDGSIRLVLEGGSDVQQIEIRSGAIVQNVSTGQVGPIDIAESVPHNASVALSGSFDSVMVHAEQVSVEFGDDSTIGNLEVFEQALNTVFKINHGAVVNRAILNAVVQFSGGGALTSALVNVEGIDFSQLNQSPTIEADPTVTSVVYSPEAAEFSAIDSTRQIVLTGVTGSASSKDLTSFATWDVEDSSIAVVNSGKIQAKGNGTTVVQAKYGNFEINVPVTVAVYNEGTAYPTLTGIQVTNGSAKLVFTEGFDISELTADDFVVHAYLNGAERQLNNLQYDNGEFTFDAVNSYGSTLYITVESDVDKTHFAGSQSGAIKLTGFGGHIKDVAGKPVADLLISFRKGLDNKTGDVVGTVTTDTYGNYQIYLPPGIYTGELGGGDTKYIRTYLIGVSAVNVENRNENQTAIEIPSQDETRIVLTWGKDPADLDSHLVGPAGDNGVFHTFFADKQYYNNDELMVDLDLDDVTSYGPETTTIRHLLPGTYTFYVHHFSGASTIKSSGAKIEVFHGAVAAPSASFTVEEGSGNERYWVVFKMIVSDNGSVTFESVNTFTDINPLNSLQSTIEDNEEEL; encoded by the coding sequence TTGAATTCAAAATGGAAAAAGTTTAATCGCAAACTATCGTTGATGCTTTCTACGTCGCTTGTTGTCTCCATGTTAGCTCTTAATTTATCTGTATCGGCAGAAGTGGCTACATCTAAAACTTCTTTTACTGATATTGATCATTCGTATGCCAAAACGGAAATAACCAAACTAGTGGAACAAGGAATTCTGACAGGTTTTTCGGATGGGACATTTAAGCCTTCTGATTCCGTAACACGAGCTCAATTGGCAAAAATTATGGTCGGTGCACTTAAGTTACAGCCTGATACATCTGAAGCAAGCCAATTCAAGGATGTAAAGGAAGATCAATGGTATGCCGGCTATGTAGGTGCACTGGTCAAATCCGGGATTGCTCAAGGCACTTCCAAAGATAGCTTTTCACCTAATAAGAACGTGACAAGAGAAGAATTAGCTGTATTTTTCGTTAGAGCTTTTGGTTGGAACCAACAAGACGTAACGAGCCAAACATCCAAACCTCAACTTTTTGATTTGGATCAAGTATCGAACTGGGCAAAAGATTCTGTAGCATTGGCCTACCAATCGGGCTTCATCAAAGGATTAGTTCAAAAAGATGGAACAGTAAAATTTAATCCTTCAGGAATAGCAGATCGCCAAGCGTTAGCGAGACTTGCCTATGAATTTGTAATGAATAAGTCTACATATGATAGTTACATGACTCCGGCCAAGACAGAGGACGGAACTGAAGAATCTAACGAAGCAAAACCGGAAACGACAAAACCTTCTGAAGGTAGTAGTAAAGGAAGCAGTGGTAGCAGTTCCGGAGATAAAGGGAACGGTAGTAACAATGGTGGAAATAATGGAGGCGGGGAACAAGCTCCTAGTAAAAATCTTACCGCTCCAGGTGAATATACGCTTGGGGATGTAACTGGAAATGTAACTATTAGTTCTCAAGGTGTCACTCTAAAAAACACTAAAATAAATGGTGATTTGAAAATACTTGAGTCCGTAGAAAACGGTGACGTGACTCTTGATAATGTTAATGTTACGGGAACCACTGAGATTTATGGCGGAGGACCTAACAGTATTCATGCGGTGAACTCCGTTCTAGCAACAGTGATCGTTGACAAAGGAGATGGCAGTATCCGTCTGGTCCTTGAAGGTGGAAGTGATGTTCAGCAGATTGAAATTAGATCTGGTGCGATCGTACAGAATGTTTCCACGGGTCAGGTCGGACCAATCGATATTGCAGAGTCCGTTCCGCATAATGCTTCGGTAGCTCTAAGCGGAAGTTTCGACTCCGTAATGGTTCATGCGGAGCAAGTTTCAGTGGAATTTGGAGATGACTCCACCATTGGCAATCTCGAAGTATTCGAACAAGCATTGAACACTGTGTTTAAAATTAACCATGGTGCTGTAGTGAATCGGGCGATATTGAATGCAGTTGTACAATTTTCTGGTGGGGGAGCATTAACTTCGGCTCTGGTTAATGTAGAAGGCATTGATTTCAGTCAACTGAATCAGTCCCCAACCATTGAAGCAGATCCTACGGTGACGAGTGTCGTTTATTCACCGGAAGCAGCGGAGTTTTCAGCAATTGATTCAACCCGTCAGATCGTATTAACGGGGGTTACTGGATCAGCGTCGTCTAAGGATCTTACTTCGTTTGCAACATGGGATGTCGAAGATAGCTCCATCGCCGTCGTTAACTCAGGCAAGATTCAGGCCAAAGGTAACGGTACAACAGTTGTACAAGCCAAATATGGAAATTTTGAGATCAATGTTCCAGTAACCGTTGCAGTGTATAACGAAGGAACAGCCTATCCAACCCTCACAGGGATCCAAGTTACCAATGGAAGTGCAAAATTGGTGTTTACTGAAGGGTTTGATATCTCTGAACTAACAGCAGATGATTTTGTAGTTCATGCCTATTTGAATGGGGCAGAGCGGCAATTGAACAATCTGCAGTACGATAATGGCGAGTTTACTTTTGACGCTGTTAACAGTTACGGGTCCACATTATACATCACTGTAGAGTCTGATGTGGATAAAACACATTTTGCAGGAAGCCAAAGTGGTGCGATCAAGCTGACAGGGTTCGGTGGTCATATCAAGGATGTTGCTGGAAAGCCGGTAGCCGATCTACTGATTTCCTTCAGAAAAGGACTGGACAACAAAACCGGGGACGTTGTTGGAACGGTAACAACGGATACGTATGGCAACTATCAAATTTATCTTCCACCAGGCATCTATACAGGTGAACTCGGAGGAGGAGATACGAAATATATTAGAACGTATCTCATCGGTGTCTCTGCAGTAAATGTGGAAAATAGAAATGAAAATCAAACAGCTATTGAAATACCTTCGCAAGATGAAACACGCATAGTTCTGACATGGGGAAAAGACCCAGCTGATTTGGACTCACACCTTGTAGGTCCTGCAGGTGACAACGGCGTGTTCCATACGTTCTTCGCGGATAAGCAATACTATAATAATGACGAACTTATGGTAGATCTGGACTTGGATGATGTCACGTCCTATGGACCTGAAACGACTACAATACGTCACCTGCTTCCTGGAACATATACGTTTTATGTGCATCATTTTTCAGGAGCGAGTACTATCAAGAGTTCCGGAGCCAAAATTGAAGTGTTCCACGGAGCTGTAGCTGCACCAAGTGCCTCGTTTACGGTAGAGGAAGGAAGCGGCAACGAGAGATACTGGGTCGTTTTCAAAATGATTGTATCGGATAACGGTTCAGTAACATTTGAATCTGTGAATACATTTACGGATATCAACCCTCTCAATTCCCTTCAATCAACTATTGAAGATAACGAAGAAGAGTTGTAG
- the thiD gene encoding bifunctional hydroxymethylpyrimidine kinase/phosphomethylpyrimidine kinase, protein MSITQALTIAGSDNGGGAGIQADLKTFQELGVYGLSVITAVTAQNTLGVQGVYPVPLEGIARQLDSTGEDFKPGAVKTGMLFNAETIRLVSEKWRKFGWSNLVIDPVMVAKGGAPLLQQEAVHALITDLLPHALITTPNIPEAELITGMTIRNLAEREEAARRIVHMGSAYALVKGGHAEGKGMIVDVLYDGTSFHYLENVRIVTRHTHGTGCTYSAAITAELAKGSSVLAAVTTARAFIQAAIEDELGIGAGHGPTNHFAYQRRQRGEQ, encoded by the coding sequence ATGAGTATAACGCAGGCACTCACGATTGCCGGGTCGGATAATGGCGGCGGGGCCGGCATTCAGGCAGATTTGAAAACCTTTCAGGAGCTTGGCGTTTACGGCTTGTCTGTCATTACTGCGGTTACTGCACAGAATACACTAGGCGTTCAGGGAGTGTATCCGGTTCCCTTGGAAGGCATTGCCCGGCAGCTCGATTCCACGGGTGAAGATTTCAAGCCTGGGGCGGTAAAAACAGGCATGCTCTTCAATGCAGAGACCATTAGGCTGGTTTCCGAGAAATGGCGGAAATTCGGTTGGTCCAATCTGGTCATCGATCCGGTCATGGTAGCAAAGGGCGGTGCCCCATTGCTTCAGCAGGAGGCGGTACATGCCCTGATCACGGACCTGCTGCCACATGCATTAATCACAACGCCGAATATTCCGGAGGCCGAACTGATCACCGGAATGACCATTCGGAATCTGGCGGAACGTGAAGAAGCCGCCAGGCGGATCGTGCACATGGGCTCGGCGTATGCTCTGGTCAAAGGTGGTCATGCTGAGGGTAAAGGGATGATCGTGGATGTTCTCTATGACGGCACGTCCTTTCATTATCTGGAGAACGTACGCATTGTGACACGCCACACTCATGGGACCGGATGTACGTACTCTGCCGCCATCACGGCCGAACTGGCCAAGGGCTCTTCAGTCCTGGCTGCCGTAACGACCGCGCGAGCGTTCATTCAGGCAGCCATTGAGGATGAACTGGGCATTGGGGCCGGACATGGGCCAACGAATCATTTTGCGTATCAGCGCAGACAGCGGGGTGAACAGTGA
- the thiE gene encoding thiamine phosphate synthase, with amino-acid sequence MRRWDAEAVRRAMQVYLVMGSVNTTLDPVHVLRQAIAGGITLFQFREKGTGALAGEARISLAMQLREVCSQHGIPFIVNDDVELAVAVEADGMHVGQDDADAALVRARIGAGRMLGVSAHSVSEARRAVQAGADYLGVGPMYPTRSKADAHAVLGPAGVAELRAAGISVPVVGIGGITPDTTAAVMAAGADGVAVISAIAGAADVRAAAAQFAAAVRGMQA; translated from the coding sequence ATGCGCAGATGGGATGCAGAGGCGGTACGCCGGGCGATGCAGGTGTACCTGGTGATGGGCAGCGTGAATACAACGCTGGACCCCGTGCATGTGCTGCGCCAAGCCATTGCTGGCGGCATCACGCTGTTCCAGTTCCGCGAGAAGGGAACTGGTGCACTTGCTGGCGAAGCCCGCATCTCGCTTGCGATGCAGCTTCGCGAGGTATGCAGCCAGCACGGGATTCCGTTCATCGTGAACGATGATGTGGAGCTGGCTGTGGCGGTGGAGGCCGACGGCATGCATGTCGGCCAGGACGATGCGGACGCGGCGCTGGTACGCGCCCGCATCGGAGCGGGGCGGATGCTTGGCGTATCCGCCCACTCCGTGTCGGAAGCCCGCCGCGCCGTGCAGGCGGGCGCCGACTATCTTGGCGTCGGGCCCATGTACCCGACGCGCTCCAAGGCGGATGCCCACGCTGTGCTGGGCCCCGCCGGGGTGGCGGAACTGCGCGCCGCAGGCATCTCAGTTCCGGTGGTGGGTATCGGCGGCATTACGCCCGATACCACGGCCGCCGTGATGGCGGCAGGAGCCGACGGCGTAGCCGTCATCTCCGCCATCGCGGGCGCGGCCGATGTGCGCGCAGCGGCTGCGCAGTTCGCTGCGGCGGTGCGCGGGATGCAGGCGTAG
- a CDS encoding radical SAM/SPASM domain-containing protein yields the protein MKTFKKVYIEITSICNLACSFCPQTKRAKGFIDPEVFNNILDQIKPHTKHIYLHVKGEPLLHPKIDLLLDSAHEKGFKVNITTNGTLLPKTQHKLLGKPALRQMNFSLHSFDGHEGSTDREGYLSNILSFAREAVKHNVIISFRLWNLTQDNFTNAQMNRNRETLEVLEREFNLDFRIEEKVVPGSGVKIAPNVYLNQDHEFQWPSLDAPEDDGKGFCHALRNQAAVLVDGTVVPCCLDGEGVINLGNVHEKSFSEIIEGERANNLVYGFSKREAVEELCRKCGYRQRFGA from the coding sequence TTGAAAACGTTCAAGAAAGTATATATTGAAATTACAAGCATATGTAACCTGGCATGCAGCTTCTGTCCACAAACCAAGCGTGCCAAAGGATTCATTGACCCTGAAGTCTTCAACAATATATTGGATCAAATTAAACCACATACCAAACATATTTATTTGCATGTCAAAGGGGAGCCGTTGCTTCATCCCAAAATTGATCTGTTACTGGATTCCGCGCATGAGAAGGGATTCAAGGTTAACATTACAACGAACGGAACGCTGCTGCCCAAGACCCAGCATAAGCTGCTTGGCAAACCGGCCTTGCGGCAAATGAATTTCTCCCTTCACAGCTTCGACGGGCATGAGGGATCGACAGACCGTGAAGGATACCTCAGCAACATTTTGTCTTTTGCCAGAGAAGCGGTGAAACATAATGTGATCATCTCGTTCCGACTCTGGAACCTGACGCAGGACAACTTCACGAATGCCCAGATGAATCGCAACCGGGAGACGCTGGAGGTACTGGAGCGCGAGTTCAACCTGGATTTCCGCATTGAGGAAAAGGTGGTTCCAGGCAGCGGCGTCAAAATTGCGCCGAATGTCTATCTCAATCAGGACCACGAGTTCCAGTGGCCAAGTCTGGATGCACCGGAGGATGATGGCAAAGGCTTCTGCCATGCGCTGCGCAATCAGGCGGCGGTCCTGGTGGATGGCACGGTTGTTCCGTGCTGCCTTGATGGCGAAGGTGTCATTAATCTTGGTAACGTCCATGAGAAGTCATTCTCGGAGATTATCGAAGGCGAGCGGGCGAACAATCTGGTTTATGGTTTTTCCAAGCGGGAAGCTGTGGAGGAACTATGCCGGAAGTGCGGATATCGTCAGCGGTTCGGAGCTTAG